TTTTCTGCGCCGAGCCCCTTGACGAGGTTCATTGCCATGGGGTAGCCCATGACACCGAGGCCTGAACCCGCATCAGCAGAAGAAACGCAACGCGGCCTTGACATGGCTCATGTCTGCGTGCTGGGCTTACCGATAAAGGCGACCGTgtcggccggcgaggacggtgaGGTGGGTGTCGCCATGATCAATGATGCGTTCCTCTGGCTTGAATATTCTGCGGTTGGGCTGTTTGAATCGAGGCTGTCGTGAACCAAAACGTCCTCTGCGTCGATACTGCACGGCAAAGCCCCAACACGTTGTACAATATACGTTACttggtacagtataccttgGCTAGGTCGGAGCTCGCAGCGGCAAGCAGAGCTTCCCCACATCGCAGCGGTTGCCGGCCAGCATTCATACTTGTGGATGTGGGGAGGGGTATGAATCTGCAGCGTGCTCGTGCGGGGAACACCGAATGCGCCACGGCCGAAGTCCTTGGGTTCACGCAAACAGGTTATCCGACCGTCTCGCCGTCTACCTCGCCATGTACcagcggcgaagacggcagCAGTCTTGTTGATATTTCTGTGGACGGCGTTGGCGCGACCATCCCTATGTCCGGCACGAAGCTGATTACCGCTTTCGGATGCCCAGTATAGCACATAGGAGTTGTATTGCATCTATACTGGGAACCCAGACAACTCAGTGGTTGCCTCAGAGAGCACGTGTGTGATGGTTCTAAGCTAAGAGACAACCTGGCACACAAGGACGAATAGGGGTTGGACCCGATGAGCCGACCACGCCCGGCTGGACCCTACTCTCTATAGATACTCTGCCCGTAGAAGAAGCGCCTCATGCTTCTGAGGTGccatgccgacgatgcgagCGGGCGTGCAGATCCTCAACCGGCGCATCTACCCGATAGTTCATCTCCTTGCTTTGatcgtcgaggaagaagcaaAGCACACAGGCAAACGCCCCAAAAGGGGCCGCGATGATAAATACAATCCTGATGCTGTCGGCAAACGCTTGCTTCAAGGCTGCCACGCCTGCAGCGATAATTGCCGGCGTGACGCTGGGGACTTTCATCAAAGCAGCCTCATCTTTGCCAGCAATCGCCGTCACAAAGGCCTCCACCGAAGTTGCGGGGAGACCGGCAGAGATCGCTGCCTTTGACACGTAGCTGACAATGTTTGGCTGCAGGCGATTGCTCACCGCAGAACTGTAGACGGCAGTGAAGATGGTGGCTGCGCAGGCGCGGCTCGTGATGGCCAGGGCCGTCCCCGTGGCGATGAGAGAGTGTGGAGTCGACAGCTGAATGCCGGCAgtgatgaggatgagcgGCCCGCCAAAGGCCATGCCAGACATGCCGGCGAAAACGCAAGCCCGTACAGAATCTCCCGGCTGGATGGTCGCGAACCCAACCATGCCGCCCGTGAGGATGACGAGTCCGGCGAACAGCGGCACGCGGATGGACTTGGCCGTGACGCTCCAGTAGGCCCAGAACAGTGTTGCGGCCCCTCCCATCAGCCAAAAGGGTTGCTCGCGCCCGGCGACCAACAGGAGGTCCTGCTCGAAAAGAGACGTCGTGCTGCAGACAAGACGTTTTAGCGATGCGATCGTGCGAGGGGCACAGACAAAGTTGCAAGACTCACAGCAGCGGATAGAAGATGACCCAGGCGAACAGTATAACCCCTTCAACGAAAATGAGTATAAGAAACAACCCaaggacgcggccggcgttTGGTCCCGGGCGGAACAAGTCGTGGTGTGCCATGCCGGTTTTGGTGCCTTTCCACTCATACGCAAAGAAGGCGAGCAGCGTGACGAGTCCGGCCACGATGGTGGTCAGAACCCTGGCGTTGGTCCACGCATACAGCCCGCCGCCTAGATTGAGACCGACCAAGAAGAGTGTGAGTCCCGTGGTGAACAGCCCGACTCCGATGAGATCGAGAGCCATGAGCTTCTGCCCCAGCGTCAGATGGTCGTAGACTGTGTGTCTCTTCAGCGGCCGGTACCCGACAAAGATGCATATGGCGCAGGCCCCCCAGAGTGCCATTTGAAGCCACTGGCCGACGTTAGCGGAAAATCGACACCTTGAAGCGTTATGGCGACGACTGACAAAGTACTTGCGCCAACCATTTGCGGGGTCATGACGACTGagggcgccgatgatgagcggccccgccgaggaggcaaGAGCAGCGGCAACGTTGACGATGGATTGCACCACTTGACAGGGTCAGCCCGAGGCTTACACAGACGAAAAGGGGGGCCATGTCAACGTACTCGGCCGCCACTTTTTCGGCAGGATCTCGCTGGGAACACAATAGGCCAATGCGGTGGAGGAGAACCCGAACCCGATGAGGACCTGGGCCGCGATGAGTCTGTATATGCTCTGCGACCCGGGTGCAATGGCCGAGCCGACGAAGGCAATCCCGCAGCAGACGACCATGATGAACTTTCTGGCTTGAAACGtgtccgacgccgaggcaACGACCGGTGCCAGGACGGCTTGAACAAGGGACAGGGCGTTGGGTACCCAGGCCTGCGCGGGTACATTGTGAAGGCTTTCACCGATGCTCTCCAACTACAGTCCAGACTGTATCAGTCGACGCCTTGGCTATAGCGTTCATGTGCGTCCAGTCACTTACAACGACGGGTGGCCCTTGCAGAGCAATAATCTGGACAAAGTTGAGCATCAGCATGGCCAAGAGGGCAATGTACGTGCGCAGATGAAGCTCAGGCTCCTCTTCGGTATTCGAGTACACGAGGTTGGCCTCGCTGGCGGGACGTGACTTTTCATCGTCTACTACTGTGTCTTCGCGGTGCTGCGTCTGGCCAGCCTTCAAGTCCGCCTCTATGGCAGTCTGTGTGGTGGTCATGGAAGCTTCACAGGGCTGTTTCTTCATGTATTTGATTTTCTCGTCAAGGGCACGATGCCGTTGACGGTATACTTGAGCGAGGCCCTGACCCGGGGCACTGGTCAATATTATCCTCAGATTGATGTCTGAGCACACCAAACCAACGGTCGTCGACAGGTCCCACATGGTTGGCAGCCCAATGTGGAGAATCTGGGGAAGATGCAGACTGGAATCCGGGGGAGGGTCCAATTGAACATGAAGACTCCACTGCTTTCACCTACACTTGATCCCGGCCTCTCGTGGGGGATACCCGAATGATTCAGGGACACGTTGACGTAGCACGAGGTTCGTCAGCTATCGGGTGCCACAGGCCAGATATCTTGACAATGATCCCTACACCACAGGTATCGGAGAAACTAGGCAACGCCGGTTCATAAACTTCCTTAGCAATGACCCTGGCCGAGCGTTTGTTATCGATGGCCTAAGGCAAGACTCCTTACGTTAAGCCGCGTACACTATTGCGGATAGCGGCCCCTTTGCATCCGACGGGGCTTATCCATTCGCCGCGGGACATGGCATGGTTACCATGTGTTGCAGCATTGGCATCGACTTGGGGCCAAGGACGTTCCAAGGGTGTATAAGTCTCCATCATCCAGAAAAGGGAGACACTGTACTCATCGTTCGCACAGtaacggcgacgacaacatgCCTTCAGTCTCGAGATTTGCCgatgccatcgccatcaGTCATTGACGGTCCAATACGATATAGAGACTTCCGCGGAGCGTCTGGCATCGCACGGGCGCTATCGCTGGCAAGCACGAGCTGTCGTCAAAGACGGTTTCGTACTGGACCAACCTTGCAAAGACCGGACTGTTGGAATTCGTTCTACGGATAGCATCATGACATTGCAGTGCAGGGGGTCATGGAAGGGGACGGGTGGCAATACGCAACAACCATCGGTGGGCGAGTCCCCTGTTTCCACCGGTAATCATTTACACCAAAGGCTTCCATATTCATCCAGAAGCATCGCCTTCTAAACGGCCAAGCCATCGGAACGAGGGTCAAGATCGATTCCGGCATGCTCCACGCCCGCCGTAATAGCCTGTGGGCATGAGGACCGCAGTTGGACTTGGTGCGGGGTTCAGCCGGAGCTTCATGTAGTCGCCATGTTATGGTATGTAGGTATGACGTCTGGTCTGACCCTATTCACGCATTATTCGTATAATCCGTAGGTAGGAATCGAACAATACCGCGCGGCCACCACGATGGGCAGCTACGTCAAGGCCACCGACTGTTCGTGTGTACAATGCACCATTCGCCAATGCACCATCTCCGCACCGTCATGAAGAGCCTCGGCTGGCCCCGCGCGCGGTCCCAAATCTGGAGGCCGAATTCGCGTAGCGCTCCGCTGTCGGAATCGGAACTGGTTCCACAACATGGCGCAGGCGAGATAACGTGCAAAGTAGTACATAAATTTGAATCAAACCTTGTGGCATAAGAACGGTGGTACAGTATGATAAGACCAGGTTGACGTGCACCAGACTCTGGTATCGTGGCAGCCCTCCCCGCCACTGCTGCCATCAGACACGCCCAGCCATTCACAGCCCTTGACACGCACCATGATCCTTC
This region of Purpureocillium takamizusanense chromosome 9, complete sequence genomic DNA includes:
- a CDS encoding uncharacterized protein (COG:U~TransMembrane:16 (i51-70o90-109i121-137o143-166i178-201o213-232i252-272o284-303i324-349o369-387i394-412o418-439i451-473o493-512i524-541o547-566i)~EggNog:ENOG503NZ2V), encoding MTTTQTAIEADLKAGQTQHREDTVVDDEKSRPASEANLVYSNTEEEPELHLRTYIALLAMLMLNFVQIIALQGPPVVLESIGESLHNVPAQAWVPNALSLVQAVLAPVVASASDTFQARKFIMVVCCGIAFVGSAIAPGSQSIYRLIAAQVLIGFGFSSTALAYCVPSEILPKKWRPMVQSIVNVAAALASSAGPLIIGALSRHDPANGWRKYFWLQMALWGACAICIFVGYRPLKRHTVYDHLTLGQKLMALDLIGVGLFTTGLTLFLVGLNLGGGLYAWTNARVLTTIVAGLVTLLAFFAYEWKGTKTGMAHHDLFRPGPNAGRVLGLFLILIFVEGVILFAWVIFYPLLTTSLFEQDLLLVAGREQPFWLMGGAATLFWAYWSVTAKSIRVPLFAGLVILTGGMVGFATIQPGDSVRACVFAGMSGMAFGGPLILITAGIQLSTPHSLIATGTALAITSRACAATIFTAVYSSAVSNRLQPNIVSYVSKAAISAGLPATSVEAFVTAIAGKDEAALMKVPSVTPAIIAAGVAALKQAFADSIRIVFIIAAPFGAFACVLCFFLDDQSKEMNYRVDAPVEDLHARSHRRHGTSEA